TTGCCGACACGGCCAGGATCATCCGCGCTGAACTGGCTCCATGGTGTGCACCCAGGTTCTCGAACGCTACGGCGGTATCGCCACCGCAGCGCAGCTCGCGGCGGCGGGCGCCACTCCGCGCGCACTGACCGCCCTCGTGCGCGAGGGGCATGCCATTCGACTTCGTCGCGGCGTCTATGCGCTACCCGGCGCCCTGCCGTCCGCTGTGGAGGCGGCACGAGCGGGAGGGAGGCTGTCGTGCGTCTCCGCCGCACGAAGCTTCGGCTTGTGGGGCGGAACGGATGCGCGCCTCCACCTGCGGGTGCCGGCGCATGCCACGCGACTTCCTGCGAGCGAGGCGGTGAGGCACTGGGTCGATGACGAGGGGAGCGATGAGTGCTGGCGCGTGTCGTTCGACGAATGCCTGCGCTCGGTCGTGAGGTGTGCCGACGAAGAGACCGCGGTGGCCGTCCTCGACACCGCGCTGTCGTCGGGCGCGGCGACCCTCGTGGGGCTCCGACGTGTCTTCGCGTCCGAGCCGGCGAGGTCGCGGCACGTCGCCTCGCTCGCTCGCCCCGGATCGGACTCGGGTGTGGAGTCGCTTGTGCGCCAGCGGCTGGAGGCGGCGGGACACATCGTGGCGCAGCAGGTCCACGTCCCCGGCGTCGGCCGCGTCGACATGCTCGTCGACGGGGTGCTCTTCCTCGAACTCGACGGCTTCGCCTATCACGGCGACCGGCGCGCGTTCGAGCGGGATCGCGCACGCGATGTCGGGCTCGCACTGAGTGGTCGGCGGCGATTGCGGCTCTCGGCCGCTCAGGTGATGAACGAGTGGGAGTCCGCGCTCGCCGCGATCGAGGGTGTGCTGGCTGCTCCGGAGGTTCGGGCGTGAGAGGCCCGATTAAGCACAGAACTCCGGAAGTCCGGCCCGGGGCGGGGAGGACTTCCGGAGTTGCTGTGGCGGGATTGGCGTCAGACGATCGTGAGGAGGAGGTGGCCGGAGGAGACCGTCTCGCCCACGGCGGCGTTGATGCCGGAGATGGTGCCGTCCTTGTGGGCGGTGAGCGGCTGCTCCATCTTCATGGCCTCGAGCACGAGCACCAGGTCGCCCTTGACGACCTCGTCGCCGTCGGCGACCGCGACCTTGACGACGGTCGCCTGCATCGGCGCGGTGATCGAGTCGCCGGTGGCGGTGTCGACGTTGTGCGCTGCGCCGCGGCGGCGCGGGGCCGGAGCGGAGGAGGCGTCGGAGGCCGAACCGCCGGAGAGCAGCTTCGCGGGCAGCGAGACCTCGATGCGCTTGCCCTCGACCTCGACCACGACGCTGCTGCGGCGCTCGGCAGGGGCCTGGTCGCCGAGCTCGCCCGACCAGGGCTGGATCTCGTTGTTCCACTCGGTCTCGATCCAGCGCGTGTAGATCGAGAACGGCTCGCCGTCCTGCGGCGCGAAGGCGGGGTCGCGCACGATCGCGCGGTGGAACGGCAGCACGGTCGGCAGGCCGGCCACCTCGAACTCGTCGAGGGCGCGGCGGGAGCGCTCCAGCGCCTCCTCGCGGCTGCTGCCGGTCACGATGAGCTTCGCGAGCATGGAGTCGAAGGCGCCGCTCACGACGTCGCCGGCCTGGATGCCGGTGTCGACGCGCACGCCGGGGCCTCCTGCGGGCTTGAAGACGTGCACCGGGCCGGGGGAGGGGATGAAGTTGCGGCCGGCGTCCTCGCCGTTGATGCGGAACTCGAACGAGTGCCCGCGCGGCGCGGGGTCGTCGTAGTCGAGCTCGCCGCCCTCGGCGATGCGGAACTGCTCGCGGACGAGGTCGATGCCGGTGACCTCCTCCGAGACCGGGTGCTCGACCTGGAGGCGGGTGTTCACCTCGAGGAACGACACCGTCCCGTCCTTGCCGATGAGGAACTCGCAGGTACCCGCTCCCTGGTAGCCGACCTCCTTGAGGATGGCCTTCGACGAGCTGTACAGCTTCTCGGTCTGCTCGGCGGTGAGGAAGGGGGCGGGCGCCTCCTCCACGAGCTTCTGGTGGCGGCGCTGCAGCGAGCAGTCGCGCGTGGAGACGATGACCACGTTGCCGTATGCGTCGGCGAGGCACTGGGTCTCGACGTGGCGGGGCTGGTCGAGGTACTTCTCGACGAAGCACTCGCCGCGACCGAACGCGGCGATGGCCTCGCGGGTGGCCGACTCGAACAGCTCGGCGACCTCGTCGCGCTCGCGTGCGACCTTGAGACCGCGGCCACCACCGCCGAACGCGGCCTTGATGGCGACGGGGAGGCCGTACTGGTCGACGAAGTCGAGGACCTCGGAGGCGTCGGCGACGGGGTTCAGGGTGCCGGGGGCGAGCGGGGCGCCGACCTTCTCGGCGACGTGGCGCGCGGAGACCTTGTCGCCGAGGCGCTCGATCGCCTCGGGCGACGGGCCGATCCAGGTCAGGCCGGCCGCGATGACGGCGCGGGCGAAGTCCGCGTTCTCGGCGAGGAAGCCGTAGCCGGGGTGCACGGCGTCGGCGCCGGAGCGGCGGGCGACGGAGAGCAGCTTGTCGATGACCAGGTACGTCTCGGCACTCGTGGTGCCCTCGAGCGCGTACGCCTCGTCGGCGAGGCGCACGTGCAGGGCGTCGCGGTCCTGGTCGGCGTAGACGGCGACGGAGCCGATCCCGCTGTCCTTGGCGGCGCGGATGACCCGGACGGCGATCTCGCCCCGGTTGGCGATGAGAACCTTGCTGATACGTGGCACAGTCCCCTAGCCTATTGCGCTCGATCCCGGCTGTTTTGGACGGCCTCCACAAAAATGCATGCCCTGGCTGTGGGAGGCGCCACAAAGCGCGGCACGAAGCGCGCCACAGAACGGGACGTCAGGCGCGCGCCCGCGGGGCTCAGCCCGCGCGGTTCCAGAGCGACGTCCACTCCACCCCGAGCTCGCGGACCAGGTCGCGCAGCGTCGAGAGGGAGAGGCCCACCACGGTGCTGGGGTCGCCCTCCACGCGCGTGATGAAGGGGCCGCCGAGGCTGTCGATCGTGAAGGCGCCCGCGACCTCCAGAGGCTCACCCCTGGCCACGTATGCGTCGATCTCGGCGTCGGTGACGTCGGCGAAGGTCACCGAGGCGACCGCGGTCGCTCCGGCCGCGGCGTTCTCGCGGCCGTCGCGGTGGTCGATCAGCCAGTGGCCCGAATGGAGGCGGCCGGTGCGTCCCCGCTGGGAGCGCCAGCGCTCGCGGGCGACCTCGGGCAGGTGCGGCTTGCCGTGGATGGCGTCGTCGATCGCGAACGCCGAGTCGCCGCCGAGGATGAGCCCGTCGATCGGCTCGCCGTCGAGGGTGCCGCGCACTGCCTCCGCCTTGAGCCGTGCGAGCAGCTGCACCATCGCGTCGGCGTCGAGCGGGCCGTGCTCGGCCTCGGCCGCGGCGACGGCCGCCGGTTCGTCGACGTGCGACGGCACGACGATCGGCTCGATGCCCGCGGCGCGCAGCAGCGCGAGGCGGGCAGGGGAGGTGGAGGCGAGGTAGAGGCGCATGGTCACCTGTGGGATGCTCGACGGATGCCCCAGAAGGATGAGGTCGACCTCGACATTACCAACGTCGCCCACGGCGGCGTCTTCGTCGCCCGTCACGAGGGCAGGGTCGTCTTCGTCCCTGACACGATGCCCGGTGAGCGGGTGCGGGCGCGCGTCGCCGACACCAGCCACGACCGGTTCTGGCGGGCCGAGGCGGTGGAGGTGCTGGAGGCGGCGCCCGAGCGGCAGGATCACGTCTGGGAGGCTGCGTCGATCACGCATGCTCCTGGCCGGCGCGCGGGCGGTGCGGACCTCGGCCACATCCGGCTCGACCACCAGCGCGAGCTCAAGCGCCGGGTGATCGTCGACGCGTTGCAGCGCACCGGCCGGCTCGACGAGGCGCGCATCGCCACGCTGAGCCCCGCCGGCGGTCCCGTCAGCGTGGAGCCCGTCGTCGGCGAGACCGCGGACGGCACCGGCTGGCGTACGCGCGTGCGTCTCCAGGTCGCACAGGACGGCTCGATCGGCCCCTACGCGGCCAGGACCCACACCGTCGTGCCCGTGCGCGACCTCCCGCTCGCCACGGACCTGGTGCAGGCGAACGTCCCGTTCGGCCAGCGGTTCCCCGGGGCTGAGTCGGTGGACGTCGTCGCGACCGGCGACGGAACCGCGCACGTCCTCGTCAACGACGCGCCGGTGCGCCGCGGCAAGAAGCTCGTGCGGCCGCACCGCCGCCCTGTGCCCATCCGGGAGCGCGTCGGCGATCGGGAGTTCCGGCTCGACGCGCGCGGCTTCTGGCAGGTGCACCGTGGGGCGGCCGCGACGCTGACCGCCGCCGTGCAGGACGCGGTGGACGAGGCGCTGTTCGACCCGCGGGCTGCGAACCTCGACCTCTACGGGGGAGTGGGCCTGCTGGCCGCAGCGCTCGGCGACCGGTTCGGCTCCACCCTCCGCATCACCTCCGTCGAGAGCGACGAGAACGCCACCGACGACGCCGCCGAGAACCTCGCCGACTGGGTGGGCGCGACGGCTGTCACCGAACGCGTCGAGCGGTTCGCCGCGCGGCTCGCCGCGGACGCCACCGCCGCCGAGCGCGCCCGCCTCCGCGCGGCGACCGTCATCCTCGACCCGCCGCGGTCGGGAGCCGGTCGCGCCGTCGTCGACGCCATCGCCTCCGTCCGCCCCGCCCAGATCGTCTACGTCGCCTGCGATCCGGTCGCCCTCGCCCGCGATCTGGCCTTCTTCGCCGGGCACGGCTACCCCGTGCGATCGCTCCGCGCCTTCGACCTCTTCCCCAACACGCACCACGTGGAGGCCGTGGCGACCCTCGCGCCGTGATGTCCACCACTACGATGGTCAGCATGGTGCGGGTGGCAATCGTCGACGATCACGAGTCCGTGCGGCTGGGCATCAAGGCCGCCTGCCAGGACGCGGGCTACGAGGTGGTCGCGACCGCGGCCACGGTCGACGAGTTCGTCGCCGCCCTCGGCTCGCGTGAGTGCGACGTCGTGGTGCTCGACCTGTCGCTCGGCGACGGGTCGAAGGTCACCGACAACGTCAAGCGCGCGCAGGCGACCGGCGCCGCCGTGCTGGTGCACAGCATCGCGGACCGGGTGGCCAGCGTCCGCGAGGCGCTCGCCGCCGGAGCCGCCGGCGTCATCCCGAAGTCGTCTCCGACCACGACGGTCATGAACGCGATCTCGACCGTCGCCAGGGGCGACGTGCTGAACAACCTCGAATGGGCCACCGCGATCGACGCCGACAGTGACTTCGCGAAGGCGCAGCTGGGGCGGCGCGAGCGCGATGTGCTCCATCTCTACGCGTCGGGCCTGCCGCTCAAGGCGGTCGCGGCGCAGCTGGGCATCGCGAACTCCACGGCCCGCGAGTACCTGGACCGCATCCGGGTGAAGTACGTGGAGGTCGGCCGTCCGGCGCCGACGAAGGTCGATCTGCTGCGGCGCGCGGTGGAGGACGGCATCCTGCCCGGGCTCGACCCCGACACGGGCAATGAGCGCGTCTAGCGACCTCCGGCCGGGGCCGGAGGCCCCCCGGGAGAGCGCGAAGCCGCGCAACCCGCTCAGCCGTGCGCGCATCGAGCGGATCGCCGACCGGACCGTGTCCGCGTTCGGCCTCGTCTTCGGGCTGCAGACGTTCCCGACGGCGCTGAGCCAGCTGGGCCTGCTGCGGGAGCCGGCGGGCGTCGTCGTCGCCACGCTCATCTTCGGCGGCATCCTCGTCACGGTCCTGCTCGCCGTCGTCCAGCGCGGCGTCAAGATCGCGATGGGCGTCCTCGCCATCGTCTACCTGCTCGCGATCGTCACCTGGCCGCTGCTGATCAGGGACCCGTCGCCGTTCACCGCCGAGAAGCCGTGGGTGTGGTTCCTCTGCTCGGTCTTCACCGCGTTCGCCGCGGTCGCGTATCCGCTGTGGCTCGCGCTGGCGTACACCGTGGTGACGCCGATCGCGTACGGCATCATCCGCGCCCTGCCCGCCGGCGGCGGCGTCGGGCCCGAGCTGGCCGGCCTCGACACCGTGTACGCGATCATCCTCGGCGGCGTCATCCTCGCCATCATCGCGATGATGCGGCAGGCGTCGTCGGCGGTCGACACGGCGCAGAGCCAGGCGCTCGCCCGGTACGCGACCGCGGTGCGCCAGCACGCCACCGAGGTCGAGCGCGTGCAGGTCGACGCCATCGTGCACGACAGCGTGCTCACCACCCTGCTCTCGGCCGCAGCGGCCCGCACGCCGGAGGCGCAGGAGCTCGCGGCGACCATGGCCGCGGACGCGATCGGCCACCTCCACGCCGCCGAGGCGTCCGGCCCGGAGGACCAGTCGCTCGTCGGCCTCGAGCAGCTCAGCAATCGGCTGGTGACGGCCGCCAACGCCTTCGCGTCGCCGTTCGAGGTCGAGGTGCGCGACGTGGAGGTGCACAGCCTCCCCGTGAACGTGGCGGAGGCCGTGTACTCGGCCAGCGTGCAGGCGATGGTGAACAGCACGCAGCACGCCGGGGGCCCGGAGGTGCGGCGCCGCATCTTCATCCGCGGCGGCAGCCCGGCCGCAACTGTCCACATCGTCGTCGAGGACGACGGCCGCGGCTTCGAGGTGGAGGAGGTGCCCGCCGAGCGCCTCGGCCTGCGGGTGAGCATCCGCGAACGCCTGGCGAAGGTCGGCGGCCGCGCCCAGATCCGCACCGCGCCCGGCGAGGGGACCGTCGTCACCATCCTCTGGCCGTCGTCGGAGCGCGACCGCCCACTGGCCGTGCGCGAGCAGGAGGGCGTCGCGTGATCACCCTCAACCGCGTCCTCTTCCTCAGCCTGGGCGCGCTGTTCTCGGCCTACCACCTGTTCCTCGGGCTGTCGTCGCTGTCGACCCCCGTGAATCCCTGGCCGCCCCTGGTGGCGATGGCCATCTACGCCGTCGCGGCCGTGGCCAGCCTGTGGCCGACGAGCCCCACCAAGATGCCGCTGTGGCTCGCCGCGTTCGATCTCGCCGTGTGCGTGGTCGTCCCCATCCTCGTGACGAGTCAGCTCGACCCGGCCCGCGACAACGGCTACGCGACCTGGTACGTGGCCGCCGTCGGGACGATCATGACCATCTGCGCCGTCCGGAGGCAGGCGATCATCGCGTGGGTCGGCGTCGGCTACCTCGCGGTGCAGACGGTGTTCTGGGCCGGCCCCGGCGCGCTGGCGGGGCTGGGCGTCATCGGCTCCGTCGTGTGGGTCGGCGTCGCCGTGGTCATCTCGGGTTCGCTCGCGAAGGCCGGGCGTGACGCGCTGCAGTTCGCCCGCGCCGAGCGCGAGGCCACGGAGTGGCAGGCGGCGCAGGAGGCGCACGTCATGGAGCGCCAGCTGCGCCTGCGACAGACCTACCGCGTGGCCGCGCCGATGCTGGCCGAGATCGTGCGGCGAGGCGGCGACCTGACCGAGGCCGAGCGGCGCGAGTGCCGGTACCTCGAGGGCGCGATCCGCGACGAGATCCGCGGCCGGCGCCTCCTCAACGACGATGTGCGGCGGGAGGTCATGGACGCGCGCCGCCGCGGCGTCGTGGTCAGCCTCCTCGACGAGGGCGGGATCGACGACCTCGACTCCCGCGGCCTGGACACGGTGCTCGGGCGGCTCGCGGAGGCGATCCGGGGCACGACGACCGACAAGCTCATCATCCGCACCGTGCCGCGCTCGTCGAAGACGGCGGTCACGGTCGTGGGCCTGCGCATGTCGGACGACGGCGCGGCGAACGCGCTCGGTGCCGACTCCGACGACGACGAAGTGGACCTCTGGCTGGAGATCCCGCGCCCGGTGGCCTGAAGCGGCGCAGAACCTCACGACGTCACGAGCGTTAAAGGAGAAAGGGGCCGACACCCGAATTGTCGGCCCCTTTTCAAACCCCGAGTCAGGGCGACAACCCGAATATCGCCCTGACTCGCCCCCAAAGCACTCGCCCGCTTACCCTAGTCGGCGAGTGATTGGCGGTGTGACTCACGAGGAGAGACACCTAGCAATAACCATATTGACGGTGCTCCCACAAAATACATAGTCGTCATTTTGGAGGACACCAGGGGGACACCCCGAAACCGGCTGGATACGCCGTTTCGCGGAATCCCGCCTGCCCCACATCCGGGGGACGCCCCGATCGGGGTACAACCCGTCGACGGTACGGTTCAGGCCGAGAACGAGCGCCAGGCTCCCGGCCCCGGGGTGAGCGGCTGCCGCAGCTGACGCTGGCTGCGCGCCCACGCATCCTGGCCGTGCTGGGGGCGGGCAGCGCGCGCTGCGGCGGCGGCCTCGGCGGCTGCCGCCGTCAGCACAGCGGTGACCGCGGCGATCTCCTCCGGGGTCACGCCGCGCGTGAGGAACCGGAGCTGCGACGGGTCGAGCGGCGCGTCGCTCACAGCGGGATGTTCCCGTGCTTCTTGGGCGGCAGGGAGGAGCGCTTGGTGCGCAGCGCCCGCAGCGCCTTGATCACCGAAACGCGCGTCGCCGACGGCTCGATCACGCCGTCGAGCTCGCCACGCTCGGCCGCGAGGAACGGGCTGGCGACGTTGTACGTGTACTCGTTCGCGAGCTTGGTGCGCACGGCGGCCACATCCTCCCCGGCCTCCTCCGCGCGCTTGATCTCGCCGCGGTACAGGATGTTGACCGCGCCCTGACCGCCCATGACGGCGATCTCGGCGGTCGGCCAGGCGAGGTTGATGTCGGCGCCGAGCTGCTTGGAGCCCATGACGATGTACGCGCCGCCGTACGCCTTGCGGGTGATGATCGTGACCAGCGGCACGGTCGCCTCCGCGTACGCGTACAGCAGCTTGGCGCCGCGGCGGATGACGCCCGTCCACTCCTGGTCGGTGCCGGGCAGGTAGCCGGGCACGTCGACGAGGGTGAGGATCGGGATGCTGAAGGCGTCGCAGAACCGCACGAAGCGCGACGCCTTCTCGCCGGCGTCGATGTTGAGCGTCCCGGCCATGGAGCTGGGCTGGTTGGCGACGATTCCCACCGAGCGGCCCTCCACCCGGGCGAAGCCGATCACGATGTTGGGCGCGAAGAGCGGCTGCACCTCGAGGAACTCGCCGTCGTCGACGATGCCCTCGATGATCGTCTTCACGTCGTAGGGCTGGTTGGGGGAGTCGGGGATGACCGTGTCGAGGCGGCGGTCGGCGTCGGTGATCTCGAGCTCGGGCTCCGCCTCGTACACGGGGAGCTCGGCGAGGTTGTTCTGCGGCAGGTAGCTGAGCAGCGAGCGCGCGTAGTCGAGGGCGTCCTCCTCGTCGCTGGCGAGGTAGTGCGAGACGCCGGAGACCTTGTTGTGGGTGAGCGCGCCGCCGAGCTCCTCGAAGCCGACGTCCTCTCCGGTCACCGTCTTGATGACGTCGGGGCCGGTGACGAACATGTGGCTCGACTTGTCGACCATGATCACGAAGTCGGTGAGCGCGGGGGAGTACACCGCGCCTCCGGCCGCCGGGCCCATGACGATGGAGATCTGCGGGATGACGCCCGACGCGGCGGTGTTGCGGCGGAAGATCTCGCCGTACTTGCCGAGCGCGACCACGCCCTCCTGGATGCGCGCGCCGCCGGAGTCGAGGATGCCGATCATCGGCACACCGGTCTTCAGCGCGTGGTCCATGACCTTGATGATCTTCTCGCCGGCGACCTCGCCGAGGGAGCCGCCGAAGATGGTGAAGTCCTGGCTGAAGACGGCGACGTTGCGGCCGTGGATGGTGCCGACGCCGGTGACCACCGCGTCGCCGTACGGGCGCTTCGCCTCCATGCCGAAGGCGTGGGTGCGGTGGCGGACGAACTCGTCGAACTCGACGAACGAGCCCTGGTCGAGCAGCAGCTCGATGCGCTCGCGGGCGGTGAGCTTGCCCTTGGCGTGCTGCTTCTCGATGGCGGCCTGCCCGCTCGCGGTCACGGCCTCGTGGAACCGCTCCCGGAGGTCCGCCAGCTTGCCGGCGGTGGTGGAGAGATCGGGGGTCTGACGTGCTTCGGTGTCGGTCACGCCGTTCACTCTACCGGCCAGTCGTTGGGGCATGTCGTTGAGGAAACCCTACAAATCGCGGGGTCTGCGCTGGCAGACTGGGCCAGGTGAACGACACCACCGCGGCGGACTTCCCGCGCAGCAGAGCCATCGTCCCCGTCCTCGAGGCGCTGCCGGAGGCGGGCTCGACCAACGACGTCCTCTCCGCCCGCGCCGGCGACCTCCCCGACCTGTCCGTGGTGGTCACGCGCAGCCAGACCGGAGGCAGGGGGAGGCTCGGCCGCGTCTGGGTGTCCCCGCCCGGCAAGGCGCTCGCGATCTCGGTGCTGCTGAAGCCGCACGGACTCGCGCCGGAGTCGCTGGGCTGGTTCCCCCTCCTTGCCGGTCTCGCGATGAGCAGGGCGCTGGGAGGGCTCGTCGAGCAGGAGGGCGGCCGCCGGGTCGCGGTGAAGTGGCCGAACGACGTGCACATCGACGGGCTGAAGGTGTGCGGCATCCTCACCGAGCTGCTGCCGTCGTCCGCCGGCGGCATCGACGGCATCGTGGTCGGCGCGGGGGTCAACCTCACGCTCGACCGCGAGGAGCTGCCGACCGGCACCTCCACCTCCCTCGCCCTCTCCGGGGCGACGACCACCGACCCGGACACCGTGCTGAGCGCGTACCTGGTGGAGCTGACCACCCTGTACCGCGAGTTCGGCGCGGCCGGCGGCGACCCCGACCGCAGCGCGCTGCGCGACCAGGTGACCGAGGCCTGCGAGACCATCGGCCGCGCGGTGCGTGTGGAGCTGCCGGGCGGCGACGTCCTGCTCGGCACCGCGGCCGGTCTCGACCGGGACGGCCGGCTGCTCGTGGACGCGGATGCGGGGCGCACCGCCGTCGCAGCCGGTGACGTGACGCACCTGCGGTATTAATGAAGTCATGAGCAACACGCCGGAGGGTGCGCCCGCCCAGCCCCCGGAGAAGGTCGTGGCGCGCCTCCGGGCCCACGCCCGTGTGCTGTTCTGGCCGAGCCTCGCGCTGATCGTCGCCAGCGGCGCGGTCGGCTACTTCGCCGGACGGCTCGACGAGGTGTGGGAGATCGTGCTGCTGTGGTCGGCCGCGGCCGCCGTGCTCCTCCTGCTCTTCCTGCTGCCGCTGGCGGCCTGGTTGAGCCGCCGCTACACGATCACGACGCGGCGCATCGTCATCCGGCACGGCTTCTTCGTGCGGGTGCGGCAGGAGCTGCTGCACAGCCGCGGCTACGACGTCAGCGTGCGCCGCAGCTGGCTGCAGAGCATGTTCCGGTCGGGGGACGTGCGCATCAACTCGGCGCTCGAGCATCCCGTCGTGCTGAAGGACGTGCCGAAGGCCGACCAGGTTCAGCGGGCGCTGAGCGAACTGATGGATCACGGGCAGAACGTGGTCGGGTTCCGCCGGCAGCAGTCGGAGTCAGTCTCCGACGAGACCACCGTCTGGGGCTCCCGCTAGCTGCGTCGGCCGCTCGACCGGAGCCGGCTGCCGCGCGGCCCGTGCACGCTGGGCACGCGCGGGCGAGAAGACCCACCAGCGGTAGAACGCGAACCGGAACAGCGTGCCGAGCGCGAGTCCGACGATGTTGTTGGCGATGTTGTCCGCCAGCAGCGACGTGAAGCCGAGCAGGTAGTGCGACACCCAGACGCACACGAGCGGGATGACCATGCCGGCGAGGCTGACCGCGAAGAACTCCACGCCCTCCCGGACCGTGTCCTGCTGCCGCTGCGCGGAGAACGCCCAGTACCGGTTGCCCACCCAGTTGGTGGCGATGGCCACGACCGTCGCGATGCCCGTCGCCCACAGGCTGCGGTGCGGCACGTGCGCGAGCACGGTGATCATCAGGGCGTTGAAGACCACCAGGTTGACGACGAATCCCAGCGCCCCCACCGCGCCGAACTTCATCAGCTGCGGGAGGAGCCGCGCCGTGCGCGAGGGGACGGGACTCTCTGTCGACATGCTCCAGCCAGAGGAATGGGGAAAGATGGGTGATGCGCTCGTCACACTACGCGAGCGGGGTTTCCGGTGGCTGGGAGTTGCCCACGCACACCATGAAGAGTTGAAGAGCATCGAGGAGACGAGCGGCGGATGGCGCGGACGACTGTGGGAGTGATCGGCGGCGGGCAGCTGGCCAGGATGATGATCCCTCCGGCGATCGAGCTCGGCATCGATATCAAGGTGCTCGAGGAGGCCGAGGGCATGAGCGCCGAGATCGCGGCGACCGGCGTCGGCGACTACCGCGACCTCGACACCGTGCTCGCCTTCGCCGAGACCGTCGACGTGGTCACCTTCGACCACGAGCACGTGCCGCCGGCGATCCTGCGCGAGCTGGTCGCCCGCGGCGTCGCCGTGCACCCCGGCCCCGACGCGCTGCTCTACGCCCAGGACAAGCTGCAGATGCGGGCGAAGCTCACCGAGCTCGGCCTCCCCGTGCCCGATTGGGCCGCGGTGGAGGATGCGGACCAGCTCGCCGCGTTCCTCGCCGACCACGGCGGCCGCGCGGTCGTGAAGACGGCGCGCGGCGGCTACGACGGCAAGGGCGTCCGCGTGGTGAGCGAGCCGGCCGAGGCCGACGACTGGTTCCTGGCGCTCGCCGAGGACGGCCGCGGCGGCGCACTGCTGGTGGAGGAGCTGGTGCCGTTCCGCCGCGAGCTCGCGCAGCTGGTGGCCCGCCGCCCCTCCGGCGAGATCGCGGCGTGGCCGGTGGTGGAGACGATCCAGCGCGACGGCGTCTGCGCGGAGGTCATCGCGCCCGCCCCCGGCTCGACGGGCCGCGTGGCGGAGGTCGCCGCCGACATCGCGCGCCGCGTCGCGGACGGGCTCGGCGTCACCGGCGTGCTGGCCGTGGAGATGTTCGAGACCGACGACGGCCGCGTGCTGATCAACGAGCTCGCGATGCGCCCCCACAACAGCGGCCACTGGTCGATCGAGGGAGCCGTGACGAGCCAGTTCGAGCAGCACCTCCGTGCCGTCCTCGACCTCCCGCTCGGCGCGACGGAGCCCCGCGCGGACTGGTCGGTCATGGTCAACGTGCTCGGCGGCCCGGCCGAGGGCACCCTGCAGGACCGCTACCCGGCCGCGCTCGCCGCGCATCCCGAGGCCAAGTTCCACGGCTACGGGAAGGCCCCGCGCCCCGGCCGCAAGGTCGGGCACGTCACCGTCGCGGGGGCGGACCTCGACGACGTCGTGTACCGGGCGCGGGCGGCGGCGGCGTTCTTCGAGGGGTGAGGGGCGTCAGTCTCGCGAGCCGATCGGGAGGTCGGCTCGCTCGACGAGCGGTGCCAGGAAGAACATGACGAGGGAGGCCCCGATCAGGGCCGCGCCCACCGGCGCGACGAGCAGGCGGACCAGCCGGGCCGCCAGATCGAGGGCGAGCAGAAGATCCTGATCCATCGCGCTGGACGGCCTAGCGGTCGCGATCGCGGCACCGATCGCGGGCAGCAGGACTTCGAGGGCGACGCCTCCGAGTATGAGTGCGATTCCCCACGTCAGGACCAGGCGGGGTCGGAGCGGACGCCGGACATCGATCACGCTCCTCATCGTCATGCCCGCCACAGGTATGCTGCCCCGGTCGCCCACGAGGACGACATGCCCTGCATCTGCGTGTACGCGAGGACATTGCCCCACGGGACGCGGTATGCATCGCCGTTACCGCATCCGGTGGAGTGCCACACGGCCGCTTGG
The sequence above is a segment of the Leifsonia williamsii genome. Coding sequences within it:
- a CDS encoding type IV toxin-antitoxin system AbiEi family antitoxin domain-containing protein; this translates as MVCTQVLERYGGIATAAQLAAAGATPRALTALVREGHAIRLRRGVYALPGALPSAVEAARAGGRLSCVSAARSFGLWGGTDARLHLRVPAHATRLPASEAVRHWVDDEGSDECWRVSFDECLRSVVRCADEETAVAVLDTALSSGAATLVGLRRVFASEPARSRHVASLARPGSDSGVESLVRQRLEAAGHIVAQQVHVPGVGRVDMLVDGVLFLELDGFAYHGDRRAFERDRARDVGLALSGRRRLRLSAAQVMNEWESALAAIEGVLAAPEVRA
- a CDS encoding acetyl/propionyl/methylcrotonyl-CoA carboxylase subunit alpha — encoded protein: MPRISKVLIANRGEIAVRVIRAAKDSGIGSVAVYADQDRDALHVRLADEAYALEGTTSAETYLVIDKLLSVARRSGADAVHPGYGFLAENADFARAVIAAGLTWIGPSPEAIERLGDKVSARHVAEKVGAPLAPGTLNPVADASEVLDFVDQYGLPVAIKAAFGGGGRGLKVARERDEVAELFESATREAIAAFGRGECFVEKYLDQPRHVETQCLADAYGNVVIVSTRDCSLQRRHQKLVEEAPAPFLTAEQTEKLYSSSKAILKEVGYQGAGTCEFLIGKDGTVSFLEVNTRLQVEHPVSEEVTGIDLVREQFRIAEGGELDYDDPAPRGHSFEFRINGEDAGRNFIPSPGPVHVFKPAGGPGVRVDTGIQAGDVVSGAFDSMLAKLIVTGSSREEALERSRRALDEFEVAGLPTVLPFHRAIVRDPAFAPQDGEPFSIYTRWIETEWNNEIQPWSGELGDQAPAERRSSVVVEVEGKRIEVSLPAKLLSGGSASDASSAPAPRRRGAAHNVDTATGDSITAPMQATVVKVAVADGDEVVKGDLVLVLEAMKMEQPLTAHKDGTISGINAAVGETVSSGHLLLTIV
- a CDS encoding Maf family protein; the encoded protein is MRLYLASTSPARLALLRAAGIEPIVVPSHVDEPAAVAAAEAEHGPLDADAMVQLLARLKAEAVRGTLDGEPIDGLILGGDSAFAIDDAIHGKPHLPEVARERWRSQRGRTGRLHSGHWLIDHRDGRENAAAGATAVASVTFADVTDAEIDAYVARGEPLEVAGAFTIDSLGGPFITRVEGDPSTVVGLSLSTLRDLVRELGVEWTSLWNRAG
- a CDS encoding class I SAM-dependent RNA methyltransferase, giving the protein MPQKDEVDLDITNVAHGGVFVARHEGRVVFVPDTMPGERVRARVADTSHDRFWRAEAVEVLEAAPERQDHVWEAASITHAPGRRAGGADLGHIRLDHQRELKRRVIVDALQRTGRLDEARIATLSPAGGPVSVEPVVGETADGTGWRTRVRLQVAQDGSIGPYAARTHTVVPVRDLPLATDLVQANVPFGQRFPGAESVDVVATGDGTAHVLVNDAPVRRGKKLVRPHRRPVPIRERVGDREFRLDARGFWQVHRGAAATLTAAVQDAVDEALFDPRAANLDLYGGVGLLAAALGDRFGSTLRITSVESDENATDDAAENLADWVGATAVTERVERFAARLAADATAAERARLRAATVILDPPRSGAGRAVVDAIASVRPAQIVYVACDPVALARDLAFFAGHGYPVRSLRAFDLFPNTHHVEAVATLAP
- a CDS encoding response regulator transcription factor produces the protein MVRVAIVDDHESVRLGIKAACQDAGYEVVATAATVDEFVAALGSRECDVVVLDLSLGDGSKVTDNVKRAQATGAAVLVHSIADRVASVREALAAGAAGVIPKSSPTTTVMNAISTVARGDVLNNLEWATAIDADSDFAKAQLGRRERDVLHLYASGLPLKAVAAQLGIANSTAREYLDRIRVKYVEVGRPAPTKVDLLRRAVEDGILPGLDPDTGNERV